From Cryptococcus neoformans var. grubii H99 chromosome 6, complete sequence:
tcaacatcttcatttcTTGAGACTAGAGGCGGTGATGAGCACGAACCAAGCTCGTCGCATCTGCAGCATGGGAATAGCAGTATGTCTTGGGGCTTTCTGTATAATATGAGCTTTGGTCCTGGGCACAGAGCTGACGAAGCCTGCAGAACGTGGACCCCAACGGCGTTCGACAGGTTAGTGACATACTCGATACAGGCATTGCATGAGCTCATCAACTTTGTAGACCTGCCATCAGCCGCCGACCTCTACGTACCTTCACTCCCAGGTCTTCCTGACATGGCCACCCATCCGACGCATCCGCTGAATATCTATGCTGGTATGCTGCCTTCGTACCCAGGGGAGGGCAAgggtggaggtgaaggCGAGACAGGGAAAGATGCCAAACTCTAGTAAGTCCGCAATAACGCTCCCGAGATCACCGTGGCACGCATGGAGTATTTAGTACTCAATTCATGTCTCAGCTTTCTGATGGCTAAAGCGCGACGCAACGCCGGTAAAGAACGTGTCATTTTTTGGTTCAACGGAGGCCCTGGCTGTTCCTCTTTCGATGGTTCTCTTATGGAAGTCGGTCCATTCCGGACCGTTCCAGCTAGTGAAACGACAACCGGCATGGTTGAAGCCAAGCTTGTAGAAGGTGGATGGGAGGAATTTGCGACTGTCGTCTTTGTGGATCAACCACCGGGCACTGGATACTCTTATGCGGCAACAAATGGATATCTGCATGATTTCGATGAGGTTAGTAGGAATCACGGAGAATACGGTTGAAATGCTGATATCAATCAATATTTAGCTCTCTGCACATTTCATCGAGTTCTTGCAGAATCTATATACCGTTTTCCCAGAGCTGAAAGGTGTCGATACCTATCTTGCAGGAGAATCCTTTGCTGGACAATACATCCCCTTTTTTGCCGACGCATTGATCAAGTCTACTGAACTTCCAAACTTCCCTCTCAAAGGTATCGCCATCGGTAATGGGTGGATCGATCCTAAAGAGCAATATCCGGGATATGTTGAGTTTGCTTATGAGAAGGGCTTGATAGTCTCCGGAACTCCGGTGAGTGAAACTTTTATTGATCTACATAAGGAACGAGCTGATCAAGTTTAACTGAGcaggaagcagaagagatggaagctACGCTGAAACGTtgtcaagaagagatggacaAGTACACGGATCCATTTACCACACCCGTAAATATCAATAACTGTGGGCAAGTCATGGACTCTGTCACCCGGCCTTTTACCCAAGAGTGCGTGCAATGCCTTGCTTTCCAATGTGGATAAATTGACAATGCGCAACAGACTGAACGGGAAAAAGGTCTGTATGAACGTGTACGATGTCCGACTAGTTGACGACTTCCCTGCCTGTGGTATGAACTGGCCACCAGACTTGCCCGATGTCTATACTTTCCTCCGTGTGCGTTATTTCCTGTCTTCCgtttcttcaagctctccAAGCTAACCGTCCTCATCACAGCAAGATGATGTTATATCCGCGCTTCACGCCACATCCAAAGAAACCGCCTGGGTCGAATGCAACAGTAAAGTCTCTTACGAACTCAACCTCAAAAAATCACACATGTCAGCTGCCGTACTCCCTGGTATCCTAGAAGCAGGCGTGCCGATTTTGATGTTTGCTGGTGCGGAAGATTTGATATGTAACTATAAGGGGATTGAAAGGATCGTAAACGGTTTAGAATGGAATGGTGAGAAAGGTTTTGGGGTAAGTAGTCGGTCAAGGCAGCGATTGTGAAGTCTTGCTAATAAAGGCATAGAATGCTACGAGCCAGGAATGGTATTTCAATGGTACCCAAGTCGGGACATGGCAAACATCTCGAGGCCTCTCATATGCCAAGGTAATATTTGTTTTGATGCGGGATTCCTCCTAATAGAATTTGTTAGGTCTTTGACTCGTCACACATGGTCGGCTTTGACGTCCCTCACGTTTCCAACGATATGATCATGCGTTTcatggatgtggatgtcTCCCTTTTGCCAGGTATGATTTCCCAATGGCCATCACGTATAGGCGACGATGAACGCACTGTGATCTATGTTGGTGACGGCGAATCGGGCGGAGTTCCCTTGATCAAAGGTGGCAATACTGACTGGGAAGGTGAGCATAACTCTGTTCAAGCAGGAACTCAAGCAAGTTGATGAAAATACACTTTTTAGCCTGGTACAACGCTATTTtcgccttcctcgtccttggTATTCTCGTGTCCATCGCCGGTCTCTATTTCTACTTCCGCCGCAAGCCTGTCTCATATCGTTCCCGTATTTCTCTCAAGCAAAGAGGCAGACATCGCCGGGCCCATGATATGGATGAGGGTGATGCTGCTGAACGAATACCTTTAGGCTCGGAAAGATTGGGACTGGATGATATTGAGCGGGCGGAGGGGTACGAGTTtgatgatggggatggtgaaAGGTATAGTAACAAAGgtaaaggaaaaggaaaagaacgGGCGCAGGATAGAGAAGAAGTCATGTTTGCGCTTggggatgacgatgaggatgatcgTCATTAAAAGTGCAGCCTATCCCTCACCGCGagggttgttgttggataCTAGATTGACCAAATGTAAACTTATATGCCACATGGAAAAACAATCGATAAAAGCACTGCCTGCTGTTATCAGATAGTCACATTAAAGGATATAAATCAGGTATAATAGTGTATTGTACAATCCGGCTACTTAATTCTAGGGAAGACAGCATCTACAGCACTTGTGAATCAGATAGGATAGGATAAGATGATTTTACTCCAAAACTTAATATCTAAGCTCGACCCCATTTCCGTCGTctgggaaggaaaaagccCGGGTGGAAAACATTGATGGACAAAACAGCGATAAACATGGGGATACCGTCCAGACAATCCTGATAAACCTCTGCACGCAAAATGAGCTCGATACCATTGATAATGGACAGACTTGACATACCACGAGAAATGACGTATCCGTTCCAACCCTGTACAAGTTCCACTGATCGATACACACCTCGAACGATAATCATAAGACTACAGATCGCCGTTCCCGCCATGACCCACCACCAGCCCCTGACTACAGCACTCCTTTCTACTTCATCGAATTTTTCACCCTCACTCCCCTCAGTCCCTTCAGTCGCACCACTGCCTGTTTCTCCGATAGGCTCATCCACCACTTGCCTGACCTTGCGCTGATaaggcttcttcctccaagctCGATACATAAAGTCACAAGCCAAAAGTGAAAAGATGATCATGCTGGCgagctggaagatgatACCGGCGACCATGATGTTGGTGGGCGCTTTGGGGACAGGGAAATCAGAAGAAGCGGCCCATCCACCGCCGACGGCCTGGAGAATGAGGGAGATGACGTCGCAAGTAACGAACAAAGCCACATACTATGCAATTGATCAGCTTAATCTGATGCGAATGAAGCATAGGAGGAACACAAGACTTACTGCCTTGGGTGCTAACATAGAGTACTGGCGACCGAGGTTTTGGATAGCGATACCCAGAATGGTATAATCCCATGCTAGAAGGAGACACGCCTGATCAGCTGTGGACTTTATCGCCACCCTTTGCAAATTCGCGAGCCAACCTACCACTGAAGAACACGGGTGCGATAATAAGTCTGTACGTTTCTAGTCAGTGACCATCCTTTGAGAAGCGGAGCTATCCAAGAGATCTGAAGGAAAGACTTACGTGATGATTTGCATCAAGAACGGCGGGTTGTATAAGATATTTTGATTAGACCAGTACCGTCCTGCCCATCCTATGATCTCAACTACGTTATCCGTTAACAATTACCCTCACGTTACGTTATACGGACAGCAGACTTACGAGCAATACCGACGGCTATGGTAGGGAAGACTATCCAGTACTTGAATATTGTCGCTTGGACAAGGTGAAGAGCCCCCGAAACTGAGAAGAGGACAATGAAGACGATGGTGACCCACTCTGTGGGAGTGTAGCCGTATGGCGAGGTCAAGCTGTATTGGTCACTCGCTGAAGGCATGTTGTTTCGAATATACTCGTAGTAATCACGATTCTATTGCGAAGAGCGAGCCTGGGAAGATGTAAAAATCGAACGTTGGATGCCGAAGGGATAAAGAAGCTGCCTGTCGCTTGTTGTGTTTTTGTATATGATAGATACACGGTTTGCTTGAAATGCCAAGACGATCGTTTAGTTGACAGAATGATCAGTCAAAGCGGCCCAGATTCTAAACACCGCTATTTAATCACCGGCGGATCCAGCATGGAAGTTTCAGAAAGCGGTTGTTGCTGTGAAAAGGGGACTCTGATGGATGACAAGTGCttgatggagatgagaacTGGCGGAACATCGCAAAAAACGAATGGCTGTACAAATACGTGTGTATATGGGCGGTCTCAACAGGCCGAAGCCCGTTGCAAAATGCGCGTCTATGCCCGTTGACTCGGCCAAAACAAAGAAGACTCCTTCGTCAGGAACAATCacacttcctcttccatgcTCCTGTAAATTCTTTCCTTGATACTGTTTTTCATCTGTCACTATGCCTCTTCCAGTCTTCACACATCGTATCTGGGTTCTAATCGCAAATCGCAAAGGTATCGCACCCTGCGAAGTGCAGCTGTTGAGGCTTGGAGAAAGTTTTGCTGCAAGCACACCGACGCCGCCTGTGATGACGAATGCCCTTTTTACGGAAtcaataataataatgtaTAGCCTGCCCATGACCGACCCAGCCGCGCTTCGGCAGTCGGGCAGCAGGCAGCAAGTACAGATGTAATTATGATACTTCTCATAGAGCAAGCCTTTTTATATTGAACCTGCAAGCGCTGCAACTACATCATGGCTCAACTAAACTTAGACGACGACTAAACTTCATGAATGAATGCAGAGGCAACAGCGGAAACTAAGAGAACTATGTTTGTGAATGTCGTCCAATGTCGTTTGCCCTTGCTGATGAGAGTATTAGGAAAAATCTGAGCATCTAACTGGAATTTGCTTGTTCACCAGGAGACAGCTCCTCTGTCCGCTACCGTCTTTTTATCCAAATCTGTTACTGTATATCCATCTTCACCGCAGCATCAGTTCAGTTTCTATTGCACCTGCCAAAGGATGAGCCAGTATGGTATCAACGCCTTCGCATTAAAGAGCTGTGAAGAGTGATAAAGCTGTGACACTGTGAATGGGAAAAGCGGGCTTGAATATCATCACGACTTGTGGTTACAAGATCATCAAGCAGTAGGGGGGCAGTTAATACAACCTCAAGACTAGTAAAGGCATACAATACGAGGGATTAACTTTGGCAAAGTCGACTACGATCTCCCAACCGAATCCGGGTCTAAAGGTTTGTAAAAGGAATCCCTCGAGAGGATACTTAGCAAGAAACCGTCGACCCACAGCGACCGACAGGATCACAGAGCGGCGTTGCCATCGGTCAGAGCGCATTGTATCCATATACAGATTTATCGTCATCGTTTGCGAGCCTAGGAAAATACTGGGATAGTTAAAGCAGTAGCACAGCTTGTACTACCACACATATGTTACATACGTACGATCGACTTTCCGGAGAGCACGCAGCTCTGTGCATTAATGGCAAGATTCGAAGACTGTCGATCACACCAGTAGTGGGTCGAAGTTACGTATGTGCTTGACTTGGTTGAATACTGACTGAACGGCTGTGTAAATCTATCCTGGAAAAAAAGCGTCCACGATTGCCAGACTTTCGTTGACGATTGAGGACTTCAATCATTCGATTTGATCGACACCCCAAGCTGACATCGCGCCTATaagtgaaagaagaaacgcAAACGTTACACTCCTGCTTGCCTTGAGTGCGCCGACAGGCCAGCCGCCACGTCATATGTTAGGAAGTAATAATCAATATGAACAGTTAAGAAatgcaagaagaaggcaagaaCGTGAAACAAAATCATGCACCACCCACCCTTCTTTTTAATTTATACTGCCGATTACACGCGGGCTTTGAAATTTCTTATGAGGTGTGGTCACGGAGATCTAGGCTCACTCCGGTATTATTGGTCGTGCTGTTTCTCTGCTTCGACTTGTATACTCGACTGCAGTGCATAATAAGAGGAAAGCTCTGCCGCTTCAGCTCAAACCCCAGATACATATTCATTTAGAATAGAAATTAAAAAGATACTCGTTGATTTTGAGCAAGTTCGACTAAGAATTCTAGTCAAAATCTCGATCCGATTTCACAGCCTGTAAGAATGGTAAGTTTGTACTTGAGAATAGAGCATGATCAAGCTCACACGCTATTTGCCATCAGTCTGTCACATTACATACCAACGTTGGGGATATCAAGGTAAATACAGTATCAGTTAAGCTATACCTCGCTAAAAAGATGGCTAACATGACTCATAGATCGAACTCTTCTGCGAAACTGTCCCAAGAACAGCCGAAGTCCGTTACCAAGTCGTCCAGCTGTAAACTCGAGCTAACATCTTGTCATAGAACTTCCTGGCCCTTTGCGCCTCTGGTCAATATGATGGTACTCTATTCCACAGAAATATTCGAGGATTTATGATTCAAGGAGGAGATCCAACAGGGACAGGAAAGGGTGGCCAGAGTATCTGGGGAAGACCGTTTGCGGACGAGATTAGGCAGACCCTGCGGGTGAGTCgggatgatgagatgagTATGGGGTACGCTGATGCCATATTTGTGCAGTTCAACAACAGAGGCATGGTGGCTATGGCCAATGCTGGTCCAGATACGAACAAGTCACAAGTGCGTCTACGTTCCTTGGACCTTCACGCAGATAGCACTAATTGAATACGATTAGTTTTTCATAACATATGCCAAGCAACCAAGCTTGGACGGGAAATACTCTATCTTTGGCAAGTGAGTGAGACGAACCAGAGTAATAACCGGATAAAGGAACATTAACCAGTTTGCAGAGTCATTGACGGCATAGAGACCCTCGATTCCATGGAAAAGACTCCTGTCAATCCCAAGAACAGACCGTTACAAGAAATCAAATTGCTCAACGTCACCATACATGCCAATCCCATCGCGGACCAGGCAAAAGGAGGATTAGCATAGGCGTATTGTGTGTATGAAGAGGTTGGATTTAAGGGGATGTGGAGGTGTCTAGACTGTACGAATACACTAAATTGTAAACCTGAGCATCAAACAAATGCATTTCTATAGGTACATTACACCCAAAACTATTACAAAGTGTTAGCTAGCTTAATTTTTTTCCGATTATTCCCAAAAAAAGGTATATAGAAAAAGTATCATGAGTACCAAGAGTTACTTTGAATTTTAATCTCTGCGTAATCTCGATGAGGGATTGCACTATGTGTGATTTCAAAAGTTTCCTTGGCGATCTGCAAGGTTAAACGTCAGCTAAACCATTGTAATTTTCTTCAACACCATTACTTACTTCCCATGTCTCCATATCCATCTCGAGCACGGCTTGGTTCTTGGCCAGgtcaccatcttccccaaTTTCTTCGTGCACCGTTGAGCCTATACCGAAAGATTAAAAAGAAGACCCTCTATCATGTATGTCAGTTATACTCACGGGCCATCACTTcgccatccttcttgacatAAATACCTGCTTGTCCTTGGTTGATAAGGAAAGAAAGGTAGAAACAATTTTCGACAGTCTGACCGAAGTCATCAGGGTTGACAACGAGGCGAAAAAAGTTGACCCCTTCCCCATCGAGATCCAAACGGGCAAGTGTCTTCATAACCTATCCAAGTGGTACAATCAGCAATCATGCACCATATAATTTTCGTTCGCTCTTACAGTTTTGACATTGGTAGTGAATTCGTCGCGAGATTTGGTCGAAGCAGTTTGGTTTTGCACTTCCATGGGTCGAATTTCCTGAGGGACGTCCGCCTTCGCGCGCCTTTGAGCAATCTTTCGGACTTTAGGCTCTGCCTGCAGAGGGCCATATCTGCGGCTACATTAACAACACCATACACATCACAGGTTGGGACTCTGGCTTACAAGAACTCAGCACCAGGAATACGTCGATAATACCTCGCTGCCATCCATCCAATCTTCTCCCAGTCACCGAGAGCACCCTTCCTACCTCGAGGCTCTgccccttcctcttcctcatcagagTTGACTTCCGCATCCATCATTTCCACACGGTCAAGACCTAAATGACCTTTCATTCTGTTTTCCATAGTCAGTCACCATGTGCGAGAGCGATATGACTGGCATACTTGATAAGGAACTCGTCAACATCAAAAGTCACGCCGTCAATTTTGAAGCGCTTCGCCAAGCCCATGGCATTTTCAGTGTTCGTTCGCAGAAGATTCGCATCCAAAGTACCGATACCAGTATCCTTCACTAGTGAGTAAAATAAATTAGGTTTTATCTTTTAGCTACAATGTACATGCCTCTCACCATTCTGAAATAGCAAAGCTTGCTTTTGCAATGCTTGGGCAAGGTCACGGGCAGTCGCATTAGCCAAGTTGGCCTTCAACTCTATTGTACCATTCCCAATGAGCTCCGTTGAATAGTATAGTCAAATTATAAGTCCCTTACCATCCGCTTCGCTCTGAAGCGCCCTATATTCCTTGTTCAACCGTTTCTGCTCTTCGGCGTCTGGTCTCTGAAAGATCTCAGAAACATCGGTGATCTTATGTCGTTTTTGTGTCTGAGTCGCCTCATGAAACTCATCTCGCAGATTATAAGACTTTCTCCTTTCAGAATTTTCCGGTATTTGTGATGGGCCTGATTCTTCGGAcattgttgttgatgtGGGAGTTATTAATGAAGAACGAAGACTTAAATCGCAAACAAAAACGAAGGAAACGCGATCCGAACTTACGCGAAGGCCAATATTTGGTGGGCAGACGCGACGCGCCAAATCTGATTCCGTCGGTTGACCGGACCTCCACCGAACATAGACGCCTAAGTCAAAGAGTGCTGAAAGTGTTCATCTGTCGCCTCTTCCTAACTTTTAAGCAAAGAAATACGGTTTTAAGCTCAATGTCGGCCCCCAATCGCGTACCCGACTCACAACCAAGGTATCTACCTCTTTGGAAATATGGAAAATTAGCCTGACATTTGTGACTAGTAGCGAAATAGGAGATGAGCCGCCTCCCAGTATCGTCGAACCAGGTAAGCTTTTGAGGTCCAGCCGAGCTTTTGTGTCTCTGACATGAGCATTTATAGATTTGGAGAAGTATGAATATGGCTTTCCACTGCGTCGTCGAAAGTCTAACATTCGGTTGTCAGTTGTTTTCGTATTCTCATCGCTACAGACAACCACATAGGATATGCGGAGAAAGATCCGGTCCGAGGACAAGACTCTATCAACACCTTTCGGGAAATACTAGAGTTGGCTAGAGATCACGATGTCGatttcattcttcttgcaGGTGACTTGTTCCATGAAAACAGGCCAAGCCGAACATGTATGCACCAGACAATAGCTCTACTAAGAGAGTTCACCTTGGGTGACAAGCCAATTGAAGTAAGTAAATTTGGAGCCGCAGCCTTCTTATGTAGCTCATGTTTGTAGTTTGAACTTTTGAGTGATCCGATGGATGGATCTACGCCTGGTTTCTCGTGAGTGCTCCCGTTGAGAACCCCTCGCGGCTAGTTGACTTCAAAACAGTTTTCCGGCTGTCAACTACGAAGATCCAAATATTAACATCGCCATTCCCGTCTTCTCAATTCATGGTAACCATGACGATCCCCAAGGCACTGGTCCTGTATGTCCAACGTTGCCCCTTTGCCGTGGCGTGTCTAACCGTCACAACAGGAGGGTGCACTATGTGCATTAGATGTTCTTTCCGTTTCTGGAGTCCTTAACTACTTTGGGAAGTCAGACCTTGTCGCTGATGAAAGTGCTGCCGATAACCCAGAGAAAGGTATTCATATCCGACCAGTTCTTCTGCGGAAAGGTACAACGCATGTGGCGCTGTATGGTTGCGGTAACATCAGAGATCAAAGAATGTATCAGGAGCTACGGGCAAATAAGGTCAAGATGTTTATGCCGACAGGAGGTGATGTACCCGATAGCGAATGGTTCAACATTCTTCTCGTCCATCAAAACCGGTGAGTTGATAATTTCTTCTCGGAATTAGTGCAAAAGTATGGTGCTGACACCATTGTTTCCGCGCAGCGTCCGACATGGCCCCCAAAATTACGTCCCCGAAAACATGTTTGATGATTCTATGCGACTTGTCATTTGGGGCCATGAGCACGATTGTAGGATCACACCTGAGAGCGTCGCCGATAAAAATTATTTCATAACGCAGCCTGGAAGTTCAGTGGCCACCAGTTTAGCACCAGGAGAAGCAGTACCAAAGTACGCAAATATCGTTTATTTTCTGACAGATGACGAATGCTAATGCTATGCCCAGGCATGTTGGGCTTCTGTCTATTCAGGGGTCCCAATTTCAACTCGAAGAATTACCTCTCAAAACGGTGAGGCCATTTGAGTTGGACGAAGTTGTGCTGTCGTACGCTGCGGAGCAAGGAGCTGTAGATTTGAACGATAGAGATAGTATAACTTCTTTCCTTCGAGAACAGGTGAGTAATATAAGATATTTTGCGTTTTGCGCAGTCTTATCGCTGATTGCCGGTCTATAGGTGGAAGCTTTGATTTTGCAGGCTAAAAAAAactggaaggagaggaacaACGGCAGCACCAAGAACATGATGCTTCCCCTCATCCGACTGAAGGTAAGTAACTCGGTGGTGAGTATTATATAAGCATACTCTCATGCTCTTACACTGCAGGTCGAAACAACGGATGCCAAAGAGATGGTCAATCCGGTCAGGTTCGGTCAAGAGTATGTCAATCGCGTCGCCAATCCTCGAGATATCTTGCAGTACTACCGTAAGAAAAAGAATGAGCGAAGTGAGTAATCAGTATCCTTCAGTTTGAGAGACATCTTGTTAACGTAATGTAGAGGTCAAGAATAATCCTGATATGCCAAATatcaatgatgatgagtggGAGGAAGATCCTGAGTCTTTGACTGCCGATGAACGACTCTCCAAACTTCGTATGGCAACACTTGTCAAACAATATCTCCAAGCTCAGAGCTTAGACGTGCTGGTGGAGAatg
This genomic window contains:
- a CDS encoding carboxypeptidase D codes for the protein MSGNVARARVKSPSSTSSFLETRGGDEHEPSSSHLQHGNSKRGPQRRSTDLPSAADLYVPSLPGLPDMATHPTHPLNIYAGMLPSYPGEGKGGGEGETGKDAKLYFLMAKARRNAGKERVIFWFNGGPGCSSFDGSLMEVGPFRTVPASETTTGMVEAKLVEGGWEEFATVVFVDQPPGTGYSYAATNGYLHDFDELSAHFIEFLQNLYTVFPELKGVDTYLAGESFAGQYIPFFADALIKSTELPNFPLKGIAIGNGWIDPKEQYPGYVEFAYEKGLIVSGTPEAEEMEATLKRCQEEMDKYTDPFTTPVNINNCGQVMDSVTRPFTQELNGKKVCMNVYDVRLVDDFPACGMNWPPDLPDVYTFLRQDDVISALHATSKETAWVECNSKVSYELNLKKSHMSAAVLPGILEAGVPILMFAGAEDLICNYKGIERIVNGLEWNGEKGFGNATSQEWYFNGTQVGTWQTSRGLSYAKVFDSSHMVGFDVPHVSNDMIMRFMDVDVSLLPGMISQWPSRIGDDERTVIYVGDGESGGVPLIKGGNTDWEAWYNAIFAFLVLGILVSIAGLYFYFRRKPVSYRSRISLKQRGRHRRAHDMDEGDAAERIPLGSERLGLDDIERAEGYEFDDGDGERYSNKGKGKGKERAQDREEVMFALGDDDEDDRH
- a CDS encoding peptidyl-prolyl cis-trans isomerase-like 3, whose amino-acid sequence is MSVTLHTNVGDIKIELFCETVPRTAENFLALCASGQYDGTLFHRNIRGFMIQGGDPTGTGKGGQSIWGRPFADEIRQTLRFNNRGMVAMANAGPDTNKSQFFITYAKQPSLDGKYSIFGKVIDGIETLDSMEKTPVNPKNRPLQEIKLLNVTIHANPIADQAKGGLA
- a CDS encoding nuclear protein is translated as MSEESGPSQIPENSERRKSYNLRDEFHEATQTQKRHKITDVSEIFQRPDAEEQKRLNKEYRALQSEADELKANLANATARDLAQALQKQALLFQNVKDTGIGTLDANLLRTNTENAMGLAKRFKIDGVTFDVDEFLIKMKGHLGLDRVEMMDAEVNSDEEEEGAEPRGRKGALGDWEKIGWMAARYYRRIPGAEFLYGPLQAEPKVRKIAQRRAKADVPQEIRPMEVQNQTASTKSRDEFTTNVKTVMKTLARLDLDGEGVNFFRLVVNPDDFGQTVENCFYLSFLINQGQAGIYVKKDGEVMARSTVHEEIGEDGDLAKNQAVLEMDMETWEIAKETFEITHSAIPHRDYAEIKIQSNSWYS
- a CDS encoding DNA repair protein MRE11; amino-acid sequence: MSAPNRVPDSQPSSEIGDEPPPSIVEPDLENCFRILIATDNHIGYAEKDPVRGQDSINTFREILELARDHDVDFILLAGDLFHENRPSRTCMHQTIALLREFTLGDKPIEFELLSDPMDGSTPGFSFPAVNYEDPNINIAIPVFSIHGNHDDPQGTGPEGALCALDVLSVSGVLNYFGKSDLVADESAADNPEKGIHIRPVLLRKGTTHVALYGCGNIRDQRMYQELRANKVKMFMPTGGDVPDSEWFNILLVHQNRVRHGPQNYVPENMFDDSMRLVIWGHEHDCRITPESVADKNYFITQPGSSVATSLAPGEAVPKHVGLLSIQGSQFQLEELPLKTVRPFELDEVVLSYAAEQGAVDLNDRDSITSFLREQVEALILQAKKNWKERNNGSTKNMMLPLIRLKVETTDAKEMVNPVRFGQEYVNRVANPRDILQYYRKKKNERKVKNNPDMPNINDDEWEEDPESLTADERLSKLRMATLVKQYLQAQSLDVLVENGMEDAVMRFVDKDDKDAIKDFVADTLRMVGRKMKEREVKEDDVDLAMAEAKEKEYNRYADSNPVPSQSVKGKNKQRDSDVDSMMASDDDMDMDEMPTQQRAPVRRATANQPVRSAKGKGKQPLFENASEEEEDEEEEEEEEEEPAPKKGRGRAAAASTKKAPAKKPPARTPAKSTTKAPAGRRPAVSQPSTGRGVTQSQLTFSRSGTGKAAAVPIELSSDED